The Bradyrhizobium sp. CCGB01 genome segment AGCCCCGACGACACCATGCCGCACATGATCTCCGACAGCGCGGTCTCCACCCGCAGCACGCGGCGGACGTCGTTGCGGTGAAAGATCTGGTCGACGAGATGGCGGCTCGCCGATCCCGCCGACAGCGAGATGAAGGTCTCGCCCTCGAAATCACTGGGCTCCAGCACCTCCTTTTCCGCGAGGCGATGTCCGGTCGGCAACACCGCGACACGCGCCAGCGCCGGCAGCCGCAGGCTCGGCAGGCCGGAATGGGCGATCGGCACCTCGGCAAAGCCGACGTCGCATTGGTTGTTCAGCACCCAGTCGACCACGATCGGCGAGATCACGCCGAAGAAGGCGAGGTTGAGGTTCGGTCGCTCTTTCAAAAAATGTCCGGCCAGCCGTGGCAGATAACCGTTCGACAGCGCCGGCAGCGCGGCGATCCGCAGCGAGCCGGTGCGGCGGCCGCGGATTTCCTCGGCTGCCGCCGTGATGCGTTCGAGGCCGACGAAGGAACGCTCGACCTCGGTATAGAGCGCGGTCGCTGCGGCGGTCGGCACCAGGCCGGTGCCACGCCGCTCGAACAGCTCGGTCTTCAGCAGCGCCTGGAAGTCACGCAGCAACCGGCTGACCGCCGGCTGCGTCACCGCCATCAGCTTGGCCGCCTCAGTGACGCTGCCGGTCAGCATCATCGCCCGGAAGGCCTCCACCTGCCGCGAATTGATCCGCGCCATCCCATCATCCAATCATAACATTTTGGCATGTAGACGGTGCCATTATTCATTGGACGATGGAAGTATAGGTTGCGATCTTTTTCATCAGGACTGGAGTCAGCCCGCTTTTTCGGCAGATTGGAGGCGTTCAAACCTCCAGATCGCGCCAAAACCCGCCGTACAGGGGCCGGAGCCCTGTCCGGAAAGGATTTGCGCGGAAGGAAATGCGGAAGGCGCTTCAGCCAGAGATTTTTCGGCACGCCCACCCCATCCCGGTATTGGAGATCGGTCCATATGAAGACTCTCAGCCTTCTGACCGCAGTCAGCATCGCAGCGCTCATCGCCGTCCCGTCGGCCGCTTCGGCCCAGCAGAAAACGCTTTACGTCGCCGGCTATGGCGGCTCGTTCGAGAAGACCATTCGCGACGAGGTGATCCCGGCCTTCGAGAAGGAGAACGGCGTCAAGGTCGAATACGTTGCCGGTAACTCCACCGACACGCTGGCAAAGCTCCAGGCGCAGAAGGGCAACCAGCAGATCGACGTCGCCATCGTCGACGATGGCCCGATGTATCAGGCGATCCAGCTCGGCTTCTGCGGCAAGCTCGACGGCCTGCCGGCCGATCTCTACGACACCGCACGCTTCAAGGACGATCGCGCTGTCGCGATCGGCATCGTCGCGACCGGCCTGATGTACAACACCAAGGCGTTCGCCGAGAAGGGCTGGGCGCCGCCGACCTCGTGGAACGATCTGAAGGACACGAAATACGCCAAACAGCTCGTCATCCCGCCGATCAACAACACCTACGGTCTCGAAGCGCTGGTGATGCTGTCGAAGATGAACGGCGGCGGCGAGTCCAACGTCGATTCGGGCTTCAAGATCTTCAAGGAACAGATCAATCCGAACGTGCTCGCCTACGAGCCGTCGCCGGGCAAGATGACCGAGCTGTTCCAGTCCGGCCAGGCCGTGATCGCGGTGTGGGGCACCGGGCGCGTGCAGAGCTTTGCCAACACCGGCTTCCCCGTCGACTTCGTCTATCCGAAGGAAGGCGCCGCGACGCTGCTGACGACCGCGTGTCCGATCACCAAGCCGAACGCCTCGCCGCTGGCCTCGAGCTTCGTCAAGATGCTGCTCGATCCCAAGATCCAGCTCGTGATGCTGAAGGACTATGGCTACGGCCCGGTGCTGAAATCGCTCGTGATCCCGCCGGAGCTCGGCAAGATGGCGCCGATCGGCGAGCGCGCGGCAAAGCTCTACAATCCCGACTGGACCATCATCAACGAGAAGCGCGAGGAATGGACCAAGCGCTGGAATCGCGAGGTCGAGCGTTGATCTGATCGTTCGTAGGGGACAGCGCATGGCCTATCTCGAGCTCGATCGGGTCGCAAAACAGTTCGGCGCGCAGACTGTTGTCGACGACTTCAGTCTGTCGGTGGGCAAGGGGGAGTTCATCTCCTTCCTTGGCCCGTCCGGCTGCGGCAAGACCACGACGTTGCAGATGATCGCGGGCTTCCTCGATCCCTCGCGCGGCGCAATCCGCCTGGAGGGCAAGGACCTGACCGCGATCCATCCGGCCAAGCGTGGCCTCGGCATCGTGTTCCAGAGCTACGCGCTGTTTCCGCACATGACCGCGGCGGAGAATGTCGCGTTCGGCCTCGAGATGCGCAATGTGCCGCGCAACGAACGGGCCGAGCGCGTTCGTGCTGCGCTCGCGATGGTCGGCCTCGCGGGGTACGAGGACCGCCATCCACGCCGGATGTCGGGCGGCCAGCAGCAGCGCGTGGCGCTGGCGCGTGCGCTAGTGATCAAGCCGAGCGTGCTGCTGCTCGACGAGCCGCTGTCCAATCTCGACGCGAAGCTGCGCGAGGAGATGCAGATCGAGCTGCGCCAGATCCAGCGCACCATCGGCACCACCACGATCCTGGTCACCCACGACCAGAACGAGGCGATGTCGCTGTCCGACCGCATCGTGGTGATGAGCCAGGGCCGCATCGAGCAGATCGGCACGCCGCAGGAGACGTATGAGAAGCCGGCCTCGGCCTTCGTCTCGCAGTTTTTGGGCAAGACCAATGACTTTGCCGCGACCATCGACCGGACCGCGACGCCAGCGCGGCTGACGGCGGGCTCCTGGAATGCGCCGGCGCCGGCTGGCCTCAGCGGCCCTGTCACCGTCAGCATTCGCCCCGAAAGAATCGGCTTTGGCGATACCGGCCTCAGCGCAAAGATTGTCACCCGCATCTTCCAGGGCAATCACTGGCTGTTCCAGTGCGACAGCGAATGCGGCCCCGCGATCGTGATTCGCCAGAATGACGGGCAGGCGCAGCCCGTCGAAGGCGAGACGGTCCGCCTCGCCTGGCGGCCCGAGGACATGAGCGTACGCGCGAGGGCTGGCGCATGAGCGCGGTTGCCGAGGAGCGCAGCGTGCGTGCGCCATGGGCGCTGACGGCGCCTGCCTTGATGCTGTTCGTCGGCGTGCTGCTGATTCCGCTGGCGATGACCGTGATGCTGTCGTTCCACGACTGGGGCCAGTACAAGGGCATCGAGCCGGTCTTCATCCTGAAGAACTGGCACGAGATCGCGACCGATCCCTATTACGCCGAGATGTTCTGGCGCACGTTCCGCATCGCGATCCTGACCACGTTGCTCACCGCTGTGCTCGGTGCACCCGAGGCCTACATCCTCAACCGCATGAGCGGTCGCTGGAAGAGCTTCTTCCTGCTGATCATCCTCGGGCCGCTGCTGATCTCCGTGGTGGCGCGGACGCTCGGCTGGGCGCTGCTGTTCGGCGGCAACAACGGCCTCGTCAACAAGCTGCTGATGTCGCTCGGG includes the following:
- a CDS encoding LysR substrate-binding domain-containing protein, giving the protein MARINSRQVEAFRAMMLTGSVTEAAKLMAVTQPAVSRLLRDFQALLKTELFERRGTGLVPTAAATALYTEVERSFVGLERITAAAEEIRGRRTGSLRIAALPALSNGYLPRLAGHFLKERPNLNLAFFGVISPIVVDWVLNNQCDVGFAEVPIAHSGLPSLRLPALARVAVLPTGHRLAEKEVLEPSDFEGETFISLSAGSASRHLVDQIFHRNDVRRVLRVETALSEIMCGMVSSGLGVAICDPFTAEEFSTRGIVVRRFLPRIDFEFSAVLPAQRSASPVALDLVETVRKALVEFEEKTTLSR
- a CDS encoding ABC transporter substrate-binding protein, encoding MKTLSLLTAVSIAALIAVPSAASAQQKTLYVAGYGGSFEKTIRDEVIPAFEKENGVKVEYVAGNSTDTLAKLQAQKGNQQIDVAIVDDGPMYQAIQLGFCGKLDGLPADLYDTARFKDDRAVAIGIVATGLMYNTKAFAEKGWAPPTSWNDLKDTKYAKQLVIPPINNTYGLEALVMLSKMNGGGESNVDSGFKIFKEQINPNVLAYEPSPGKMTELFQSGQAVIAVWGTGRVQSFANTGFPVDFVYPKEGAATLLTTACPITKPNASPLASSFVKMLLDPKIQLVMLKDYGYGPVLKSLVIPPELGKMAPIGERAAKLYNPDWTIINEKREEWTKRWNREVER
- a CDS encoding ABC transporter ATP-binding protein, producing MAYLELDRVAKQFGAQTVVDDFSLSVGKGEFISFLGPSGCGKTTTLQMIAGFLDPSRGAIRLEGKDLTAIHPAKRGLGIVFQSYALFPHMTAAENVAFGLEMRNVPRNERAERVRAALAMVGLAGYEDRHPRRMSGGQQQRVALARALVIKPSVLLLDEPLSNLDAKLREEMQIELRQIQRTIGTTTILVTHDQNEAMSLSDRIVVMSQGRIEQIGTPQETYEKPASAFVSQFLGKTNDFAATIDRTATPARLTAGSWNAPAPAGLSGPVTVSIRPERIGFGDTGLSAKIVTRIFQGNHWLFQCDSECGPAIVIRQNDGQAQPVEGETVRLAWRPEDMSVRARAGA